One Caretta caretta isolate rCarCar2 chromosome 6, rCarCar1.hap1, whole genome shotgun sequence genomic region harbors:
- the LOC125638273 gene encoding sulfotransferase 1C2: protein MSKEQTKALTPEKEGRPELGQVEGILLSQATCNEWQRIQGFQARPDDLLICTYPKAGTTWIQEIVDMVQQDGDLEKCKRAPVHSRHPFIEWARPPQPSGVEQAEDMPPPRTLKTHLPTKLLPPSFWEQQCKFLYVARNAKDCMVSYYHFQRMSKVVPDPGPWHEYFERFMAGKVGWGPWHEHVKGWWKAKDKHHVLFLFYEDMKKDPKREIQKVARFLGKNLDQELLEKIVYHTSFDVMKDNPMANRSGVPLSIMDQSISPFMRKGSVGDWKNHFTVAQNERFDEDYEEKMTGTNLTFCMEL from the exons ATGTCCAAAGAACAGACTAAAGCGCTCACACCGGAAAAAGAGGGACGTCCAGAACTGGGCCAAGTGGAGGGGATTCTGCTCTCCCAGGCCACCTGTAATGAATGGCAGCGGATCCAGGGTTTCCAAGCCAGGCCTGACGATCTGCTCATCTGCACCTACCCCAAAGCAG GCACAACCTGGATCCAGGAGATAGTAGACATGGTCCAGCAGGACGGGGACTTGGAGAAGTGCAAGCGTGCCCCCGTCCACAGCCGGCACCCCTTCATCGAGTGGGCTCGTCCGCCCCAACCCTCAG GTGTGGAACAAGCCGAAGACATGCCCCCGCCACGGACCCTGAAAACCCACCTCCCCACCAAACTCTTGCCTCCATCTTTCTGGGAACAGCAGTGTAAG TTCCTGTACGTGGCTCGTAATGCCaaggactgcatggtctcctacTACCATTTCCAGAGAATGAGCAAGGTGGTGCCTGACCCAGGCCCCTGGCACGAGTATTTTGAGAGGTTCATGGCGGGCAAAG TGGGCTGGGGTCCGTGGCATGAGCATGTGAAGGGCTGGTGGAAGGCGAAGGACAAGCACCACGTGCTCTTCCTCTTCTACGAGGACATGAAGAAG GACCCAAAGCGTGAGATCCAGAAAGTGGCCCGGTTTCTGGGGAAGAACCTGGACCAGGAGCTTCTGGAGAAGATCGTCTATCACACGTCATTTGACGTCATGAAGGACAATCCCATGGCTAACCGCTCCGGCGTCCCCCTGTCCATCATGGACCAGTCCATCTCCCCGTTCATGCGTAAAG GGTCTGTCGGGGACTGGAAGAACCACTTCACCGTGGCGCAGAATGAGCGCTTTGATGAGGACTATGAGGAGAAGATGACTGGGACcaatctgaccttctgcatggAGCTCTGA